The sequence CTTCGGCCTTGGCCAGACGGCTGCCAAGGCTTTCAATATCGTTGTGCAGATAGCGTGAGAAGCGCGCGCCGCTGAGCAGCCCGGCATCCAGCAACGAGGCATGATTGAGGCGATCTTCCAGCACTGTATCGCCCTGGCCAACCAACGCCGTTACCGTGCCCAGATTGGCCATGTAGCCGCTGGACAGCAGCAGCGCCCGTGGGCGACCGGTGAATTCGGCCAAGGCCTCTTCCAGAGCATGGTGCGGGCTGCTGTGGCCTACCACCAGATGCGATGCACCGCCGCCGACACCCCACTGCCGGGCACCTTCGGCGAAGGCTTCGATCACCGCCGGATGACTGGCCAGACCCAGATAGTCGTTGTTGCAGAACGCCAGCAGCGGCTGGCCATCAACCACCACCCGCACCCCTTGCGGCGATTCCAGCAACGGACGCTGACGGTAGAGGTGGGCGGCGCGGCGTTCAGCCAGGCGCGAAGACAGATCAAAGGGCATAGTGGCTCTTCAGAAAGTGCAGGCCGTTTCAGCAGCCGTGCGAGGAAAACACTGATCAAGTTGGACCTTGCGCCTGTCGCATTGTCCTACCCCTGGGCCAGGCACGCTGTGAACCCATCCCTGGGCGCTCGACGATGCCCGTCCAGGGCATCGACGGCCTGTCCCAGGGGTAGGACAACACGACACTGGATGCATTGCAGTTGATCAGCGTTTCCCAGCCTGATCAGTGGCCGAGGCTAAACAGCCTCACACCGCCGCATTGACGAACAGCGCACTGTCACGCTGCTCCACCAGAGCCTGCTCGATGGCGGCCTGATGAACTTCATCGTCATGTTCTTCGCGCTCTTCCGGCTTGATGCCCAGGCGCTCGAACAGGCGCATGTCTTTCTCAGCCTGCGGGTTGGAGGTGGTCAGCAGACGGTCACCGTAGAAGATCGAGTTGGCGCCGGCGAAGAACGCCAGCGACTGGGTCTGCTCGTTCATCTGCTCGCGCCCGGCAGACAGCCGCACATGCGATTTCGGCATCATGATCCGGGCTACCGCCAGGGTGCGGATGAAGTCGAACGGATCGACATCTTCCTCGCTTTCCAGCGGAGTGCCCTTGACCTTGACCAGCATGTTGATCGGCACGCTTTCCGGGTGCTCCGGCAGGTTGGCCAGCTGAATCAGCAGGCCGGCGCGGTCTTCCAGGCTTTCACCCATGCCAAGAATACCGCCGGAGCAGATTTTCATGCCGGCATCACGGACGTACGACAGGGTTTGCAAACGCTCGCCAAAAGTCCGGGTGGTGATGATGTTGCCGTAGAACTCCGGCGAGGTATCCAGGTTGTGGTTGTAGTAGTCCAGCCCAGCCTCGGCCAGCGCCGCGGTCTGCTCCTTGGTCAGCTTGCCCAGGGTCATGCAGGTTTCCAGCCCCAGCGCACGCACGCCACGGACCATCTGCAGAACGTAGGGCATGTCTTTGTCAGACGGATGTTTCCAGGCCGCGCCCATGCAGAAGCGGGTGGCGCCGATGGCCTTGGCCTTGGCGGCCTCGTCCAGCACCTTCTGCACTTCCATCAGCTTTTCCTTGTCCAGGCCGGTGTTGTAGTGGCCGGATTGCGGACAATACTTGCAGTCTTCCGGGCAGGCGCCGGTCTTGATCGACAGCAACGTGGAGACCTGAACCCGGTTGGCATCGAAATGCTGGCGGTGCACAGTCTGCGCCTGGAACAGCAGGTCATTGAAAGGCTGACGGAACAGCGCGAGAACCTCGGCCTGGGTCCAGTCGTGACGAAGTGCGGATTGGGTCATGGAATACATCCTTGGCGATTGCACGGTGCCCCCGAAGGGGTAACTCTTATGACTCGCATCATAGCGACGGCAAGGAGGCTGTCAACCCATGATCAAGCACAAGGTTTACCAGTGGTTATTATTTAACCAATCGCATTGCCTGTTATGCCTGGGCAGTCAACCCAATGCTGCCGGGCTATGCGAGAGCTGTCTGGCCGAGCTGCCCTGGCAAGGCCCACAGTGCCGTCAATGTGCTCTGCCGCTGAGCAGCGCCGAGCAGTTGTGCGGCAAATGCCAGCAGTCACCCCCGGCCTTTGCTCAGGTTGTTGCGCCGCTGCTCTATCAGTTCCCACTCGACAGCCTGATCCCGGCGTTCAAGCATCACGGCCAGTTAGCATACGGTCGTATGCTGGCCCGGCTGCTGAGTGACGCTGTTCAGCATCATTATCAGGAACGGCAACTGGCCTGGCCGGATCTGCTGCTACCCATGCCCCTGCACCCCAAGCGTCAGGCCCGACGGGGTTTCAATCAGGCCTTCGAGCTGGCCAGGCCAATAGCCCGCAGCCTGAAGCTGAAGCTCGACAGCAATAATCTGATCCGCCAACGGCCAACACCGGCCCAGCAAGGGCTCAATGCCGACGAGCGCCGACGCAATCTGGCCGGCGCCTTTCACTGCCGCCACCCCGAGCGGCTGGCGGGCCTGCATCTGGCGCTGATCGATGATGTGCTGACTACCGGCAGCAGCGCCCAGGAAGCCAGCCGCACCTTGCTGGCCGCCGGAGCGGCCAGTGTCAGTGTCTGGTGCGTGGCGCGCACGCCTTAGCCAGCCCGACATGGATTGTCACAGGTCTAACGGCCTTCGCAATGACGGTTAGACTTGACCTTGTCTGCGGCAACCATCAGCCTTCACCCCTGCCCCTCAGATACGGAGCTGTCCGATGTCCACCCACCCGTTCGCCACCCTCACCCCGGATACCGTGCTCGATGCGGTGGAAAGCCTGGGGCTGGTCAGTGACGCCCGTATTCTGACATTGAACAGTTACGAGAACCGGGTATTTCAGGTTGGCATCGAGGGTCAGCAACCATTGATCGCCAAGTTCTACCGCCCGGACCGCTGGTCCGATGAGGCCATCCTTGAGGAGCACGCCTTCTCCCAGGAACTGGCCGAACGCGATATTCCGGTGATTGCGCCCACCGCCTACGCTGGCCGCACCCTGTTCGAGCATGCCGGCTTTCGTTTCAGTCTGTTCCGCCGCTTCGGTGGCCGGGCACCGGAGTTCGATGATCCTGACCAGTTGCTGATGCTGGGGCGCCTGCTCGGACGCTTGCATGCGGTTGGCGCGATGCGCCCGTTCGAGCACCGGCCGGCGCTGACCGTCGACAATTTCGGGCATGAGAGCCTGAACTTTCTGCGTGAGCACGACTGTGTCCCGGACAGCCTGCGCCCGGCCTACTTCTCGGTGGCCGACGACCTGCTGAAACGGATTGAAGCGCAGATGGCCGAGCATCCGTACCAGTCGATCCGCCTGCACGGCGATCTGCACGTCGGCAATCTGCTGTGGCGCGATGACCTGCTGTATATGGTTGATATGGATGACTGCCGCATGGGCCCGGCGGTTCAGGATCTGTGGATGATGCTCTCGGGCGAACGTGACCAGCGCCAGGCGCAACTGGCCGAGCTGGTCGATGGCTACAATGAATTCCACGATTTCGACCCGCGCCAGCTCAACCTGATCGAGTCGCTGCGCAGCCTGCGGCTGATTCACTACAGCGCCTGGCTGGCCCGACGCTGGGATGACCCGGCATTTCCCAAGCACTTCCCCTGGTTCGCCAGTGAGCGCTACTGGGCCGAACAGGTTCTGACCCTGCGCGAGCAACGCGCGGCATTGGATGAACTGCCGCTGCGGCTTTTCTGACTGGATTGCCACGCCGCTACGCGGCTCGCAATGACGGGGAACGGCTGAAGGCTGGGGCCTTTCCCGTCATCGCGAGGGTCGCAGACCCGTGGCGATCCAGGATTTGGTAGCCTGGCAGGGCGAGCCCGGTCTGATTCGCGGGCATCACAGTTATCAATGAAAGTTTTCAGTCATATTCCGAACACCTACACTCGCCCGCGTTCTCAACAGAGGTTACTGTCATGACCGATATCCTGCCCGATGCCCGCAACCTGGCCTTTGAGCTCTACGAAGTGCTGGATGCCGAGGCTCTGACCCAGCGCGAGCGTTTCGCCGAGCACAACCGCGAGACCTTCGACGCCTCGATCAACACCGCCCGCGCCATCGCCGAGAAATATTTCCTGCCGCACAATCGCAAAAGCGATGAAAACGAGCCGCAGTATGTCGATGGCGCCGCCGAACTGATTCCCGAGGTCAAACCAGCGGTCGACGCGTTCCTTGAGGCCGGTTTCCTGAATGCCACCCGCAGCTTCGAGCAGGGCGGCATGCAACTGCCTACGCTGTTGTCCCAGGCCTGCTTTACCCAGTTCCAGGCCGCCAACATCGCCACCTCGTCCTACGCCATGCTGACCATGGGCGCAGCCAACCTGATCGAGACCTTCGGTAATGAGGAACAGAAACAGCGTTTCCTGCAACCGATGATCGAGGGCCGGTTCTTCGGCACCATGGCCCTGACCGAGCCGCATGCCGGTTCCTCGCTGTCGGACATTCGCACCAAGGCCGAACCGGCCGCCGATGGCAGCTATCGACTCAAGGGCAACAAGATTTTCATTTCCGGCGGCGATCACCCGCTGTCGGAGAATATCGTGCACATGGTTCTGGCCAAGCTGCCCGACGCCCCGCCCGGGGTCAAAGGCATCAGCCTGTTCATCGTGCCCAAGTTCCTGGTCAACGATGACGGCAGCCTGGGCCAGCGCAATGACGTGACCCTGGCCGGCCTGTTCCACAAGATGGGCTGGCGCGGTACTACTTCCACCGCGCTGAACTTCGGTGACAATGGCGAGTGCGTCGGCTATCTGGTGGGCAAGCCGCATCATGGTCTGAACTACATGTTCCAGATGATGAACGAGGCCCGTATTGGCGTTGGCATGGGTGCGGTCATGCTCGGCTACGCCGGCTACCAGTACTCGCTGGACTACGCCCGCAACCGCCCGCAGGGCCGCCTGCCGGACGGCAAGGATCCGACCAGCCCGCAGGTGGCGATCGTCGAGCACACCGACGTCAAACGTATGCTGCTGACCCAGAAGGCCTACGTTGAAGGTGGCTATGACCTG is a genomic window of Halopseudomonas phragmitis containing:
- a CDS encoding acyl-CoA dehydrogenase, translating into MTDILPDARNLAFELYEVLDAEALTQRERFAEHNRETFDASINTARAIAEKYFLPHNRKSDENEPQYVDGAAELIPEVKPAVDAFLEAGFLNATRSFEQGGMQLPTLLSQACFTQFQAANIATSSYAMLTMGAANLIETFGNEEQKQRFLQPMIEGRFFGTMALTEPHAGSSLSDIRTKAEPAADGSYRLKGNKIFISGGDHPLSENIVHMVLAKLPDAPPGVKGISLFIVPKFLVNDDGSLGQRNDVTLAGLFHKMGWRGTTSTALNFGDNGECVGYLVGKPHHGLNYMFQMMNEARIGVGMGAVMLGYAGYQYSLDYARNRPQGRLPDGKDPTSPQVAIVEHTDVKRMLLTQKAYVEGGYDLGLYASRLVDDSETLPTEQERKDAHQLLDLLTPIVKAWPSDYCLKANELAIQILGGHGYTREYPVEQYYRDNRLNPIHEGTNGIQSLDLLGRKVVMNNGAALKQLSALIQDTCQRAGEHTELNGLREPLEKLHAHLGKVTLSLLGNLGQGKVNEALANSILYLNSFGHMVIGWRWLEQAVRAQQGLNAGNPADADFYRGKLQAARYFLTWEVPSCHHALNLLESLDPTCLEMQDAWF
- a CDS encoding ComF family protein, producing the protein MIKHKVYQWLLFNQSHCLLCLGSQPNAAGLCESCLAELPWQGPQCRQCALPLSSAEQLCGKCQQSPPAFAQVVAPLLYQFPLDSLIPAFKHHGQLAYGRMLARLLSDAVQHHYQERQLAWPDLLLPMPLHPKRQARRGFNQAFELARPIARSLKLKLDSNNLIRQRPTPAQQGLNADERRRNLAGAFHCRHPERLAGLHLALIDDVLTTGSSAQEASRTLLAAGAASVSVWCVARTP
- a CDS encoding serine/threonine protein kinase; this encodes MSTHPFATLTPDTVLDAVESLGLVSDARILTLNSYENRVFQVGIEGQQPLIAKFYRPDRWSDEAILEEHAFSQELAERDIPVIAPTAYAGRTLFEHAGFRFSLFRRFGGRAPEFDDPDQLLMLGRLLGRLHAVGAMRPFEHRPALTVDNFGHESLNFLREHDCVPDSLRPAYFSVADDLLKRIEAQMAEHPYQSIRLHGDLHVGNLLWRDDLLYMVDMDDCRMGPAVQDLWMMLSGERDQRQAQLAELVDGYNEFHDFDPRQLNLIESLRSLRLIHYSAWLARRWDDPAFPKHFPWFASERYWAEQVLTLREQRAALDELPLRLF
- the bioB gene encoding biotin synthase BioB, with translation MTQSALRHDWTQAEVLALFRQPFNDLLFQAQTVHRQHFDANRVQVSTLLSIKTGACPEDCKYCPQSGHYNTGLDKEKLMEVQKVLDEAAKAKAIGATRFCMGAAWKHPSDKDMPYVLQMVRGVRALGLETCMTLGKLTKEQTAALAEAGLDYYNHNLDTSPEFYGNIITTRTFGERLQTLSYVRDAGMKICSGGILGMGESLEDRAGLLIQLANLPEHPESVPINMLVKVKGTPLESEEDVDPFDFIRTLAVARIMMPKSHVRLSAGREQMNEQTQSLAFFAGANSIFYGDRLLTTSNPQAEKDMRLFERLGIKPEEREEHDDEVHQAAIEQALVEQRDSALFVNAAV